The Candidatus Methylomirabilota bacterium genome includes a window with the following:
- a CDS encoding ABC transporter ATP-binding protein, translated as MLVLEDLHAHYGKSHVLHGVSIEVRAGEVVGLLGRNGVGKTTTLKAIMGLVRRTGGRITFEGRDLTGLPPHGLAGLGVAWVPEERRIFRLLTVLENLRTGLDRRGITPERREQLLEKVYASFPVLRERRNQAGGTLSGGEQQMLAIARAMMLEPKIILLDEPTEGLMPRMVAQIREIVHALHRDGVAILLVEQNVPLTLEAANRVYIMEKGVVRHHGPAAALRADQSVIHEYLGV; from the coding sequence ATGCTGGTGCTCGAGGACCTCCACGCCCACTACGGCAAGTCGCACGTGCTCCACGGTGTGTCGATCGAGGTGCGCGCGGGAGAGGTGGTCGGCCTGCTCGGGCGGAACGGCGTGGGCAAGACCACGACGCTCAAGGCGATCATGGGGCTCGTGCGTCGGACGGGCGGGCGAATCACGTTCGAGGGGCGCGACCTGACCGGCCTGCCGCCCCACGGCCTGGCCGGCCTCGGCGTCGCCTGGGTGCCGGAGGAGCGGCGGATCTTCCGGCTGCTGACGGTGCTCGAGAATTTGAGGACGGGTCTGGACCGGCGCGGGATCACGCCGGAACGCCGCGAGCAGCTGCTCGAGAAGGTCTACGCGAGCTTCCCCGTCCTCCGGGAGCGGCGCAACCAGGCGGGCGGGACGCTGTCGGGCGGCGAGCAGCAGATGCTCGCCATCGCGCGCGCGATGATGCTCGAGCCGAAGATCATCCTCCTCGACGAGCCCACCGAAGGGCTCATGCCCCGCATGGTCGCCCAGATCCGGGAGATCGTGCACGCGCTCCACCGGGACGGGGTGGCCATCCTCCTCGTCGAGCAGAACGTCCCGCTCACGCTCGAGGCCGCCAACCGCGTCTACATCATGGAGAAGGGGGTCGTGCGCCACCACGGGCCCGCGGCCGCGCTGCGCGCCGACCAGAGCGTCATCCACGAGTACCTCGGGGTCTAG
- a CDS encoding branched-chain amino acid ABC transporter permease, giving the protein MDQIIIQTINGLVNGMVLAMVASGLTLIFGIMDIVNFAHGDLLMLGAFVGATVMGITGNFWLALLVAAIAIALLGVLLQVTTLRPLIGRDPLTTILATFGVSLVLQKYALWQWGPSVRKIGEPVSGQFQLFYLQYPWYRVATAVLAGLIIGALWLFLKYGKYGIWIRATTQDRVMAQAMGIPVPLVHTAVFAIGSAMAAASGVLFGPFAGVTQTMGFDFTLRAFIVVVVGGMGNLGGSILASIFVSLLEAYAALVVSPAQAVLVSFVVLVLTMLFRPTGLFVPTPK; this is encoded by the coding sequence GTGGACCAGATCATCATCCAGACGATCAACGGCCTCGTCAACGGGATGGTGCTGGCGATGGTGGCCTCCGGCCTCACGCTGATCTTCGGGATCATGGACATCGTCAACTTCGCCCACGGCGATCTCCTGATGCTCGGCGCGTTCGTGGGCGCCACCGTGATGGGCATCACGGGGAACTTCTGGCTCGCGCTGCTCGTCGCGGCGATCGCCATCGCGCTGCTCGGCGTCCTGCTCCAGGTGACGACGCTCCGGCCGCTCATCGGGCGCGACCCGCTGACGACGATCCTCGCCACCTTCGGCGTCTCGCTGGTGCTCCAGAAGTACGCGCTCTGGCAGTGGGGGCCCAGCGTGCGCAAGATCGGCGAACCGGTGTCGGGCCAGTTCCAGCTCTTCTATCTGCAGTACCCATGGTACCGCGTCGCCACCGCCGTCCTCGCCGGCCTGATCATCGGCGCGCTGTGGCTGTTCCTGAAGTACGGCAAGTACGGCATCTGGATCCGGGCGACGACCCAGGACCGGGTGATGGCCCAGGCGATGGGCATCCCGGTGCCGCTCGTCCACACGGCCGTGTTCGCGATCGGCTCCGCGATGGCGGCGGCGAGCGGCGTGCTCTTCGGCCCGTTCGCCGGCGTCACCCAGACGATGGGCTTCGATTTCACGCTCCGCGCCTTCATCGTGGTCGTCGTCGGCGGCATGGGGAACCTCGGCGGCTCGATCCTGGCGTCGATCTTCGTCAGCCTGCTCGAGGCCTACGCCGCGCTCGTCGTGAGCCCCGCCCAGGCGGTGCTCGTCTCCTTCGTCGTGCTGGTCCTGACGATGCTCTTCCGGCCGACCGGGCTCTTCGTCCCGACGCCGAAATGA
- a CDS encoding ABC transporter ATP-binding protein: MTREGQRGTAAAGNGGAAVPALLQTEGLMVRFGGLTALNNVSLAVPAHQLRGIIGPNGAGKSTFFNCLTGVLRPTAGRIVFQGEDIAGLPPHTISRKAIARSYQITNILPGATVLENVRIAVQSRHHNWSMLRHHRAYADVVDRARAILGDVGLAAKQDEPAANLSHGEQRNLEIGIALATEPRLLCLDEPTAGMSVAETHATVELIRRIARDLTILIVEHDMEVVMGLAHVITVLNYGEVLAEGTPAEIQANPRVQEVYLKT; this comes from the coding sequence GTGACGCGCGAGGGACAGCGCGGGACGGCCGCGGCCGGCAACGGCGGAGCGGCCGTGCCCGCGCTCCTGCAGACCGAGGGGCTGATGGTCCGCTTCGGCGGGCTGACGGCCCTCAACAACGTGTCCCTCGCGGTTCCCGCCCATCAGCTTCGGGGCATCATCGGCCCCAACGGCGCGGGCAAGTCCACGTTCTTCAACTGTCTCACCGGAGTGCTGCGGCCCACGGCCGGCCGGATCGTCTTCCAGGGCGAGGACATCGCCGGGCTGCCGCCCCACACGATCTCGCGCAAGGCGATCGCGCGCTCCTACCAGATCACCAACATCCTGCCCGGCGCCACCGTGCTGGAGAACGTCCGGATCGCCGTCCAGTCCCGCCACCACAACTGGAGCATGCTCCGCCACCACCGCGCCTACGCCGACGTGGTGGACCGCGCGCGCGCCATCCTCGGCGACGTCGGCCTCGCCGCCAAGCAGGACGAGCCGGCGGCGAACCTCTCGCACGGCGAGCAGCGCAACCTCGAGATCGGCATCGCCCTCGCGACGGAGCCCCGCCTCCTGTGCCTGGACGAGCCGACGGCCGGCATGAGCGTGGCCGAGACCCACGCGACCGTGGAGCTGATCCGCCGCATCGCGCGGGACCTCACGATCCTCATCGTGGAGCACGACATGGAGGTCGTGATGGGGCTCGCCCACGTCATCACCGTGCTGAACTACGGGGAGGTGCTGGCCGAGGGCACGCCGGCCGAGATCCAGGCCAATCCCCGGGTGCAGGAGGTCTACCTCAAGACCTGA
- a CDS encoding ATP-binding protein has protein sequence MTPESASRTAAERARLEEVLADNEQLRRLALSVAHDFNNLLSVIVGYSELMLRRLKPNDPLRASAESIKKATEWGIALAQQVLLTTRREGPPLTPVSLNQVVTNVTRVLQSAVGERIALVTKLDPAAGCVPVNHGQLGQVIMNLIVNARDAMPEGGTLTVETEAAGPEVLLRVADTGIGMDTATRARLFEPYFTTKEPGKGMGLGLSTVNDVVTQHRGRIEVTSDAGRGSTFLVYLPRVDETAMNGGAAAAADARVATVLVVEVETEVRTMVREILETQKFAILEARDHEEALALSGRHDGPIDLLIADVVLPVTATDEFIRRLGAFRPGTPVLYLSGYLDDVEGAAALRQKGRVLQKPFSVAALSQAVREVLEGVKRGR, from the coding sequence GTGACCCCCGAGAGCGCGTCCCGCACGGCGGCGGAGCGCGCTCGCCTCGAAGAGGTGCTGGCCGACAACGAGCAGCTCCGGCGGCTGGCGTTGAGCGTCGCCCACGACTTCAACAACCTCCTCTCGGTCATCGTCGGCTACAGCGAGCTGATGCTCCGCCGGCTCAAGCCGAACGACCCGCTGCGGGCCAGCGCGGAGTCCATCAAGAAGGCGACCGAGTGGGGGATCGCGCTCGCGCAGCAGGTCCTCCTGACGACCCGCCGCGAGGGGCCGCCCCTCACCCCGGTGAGCCTGAACCAGGTCGTCACCAACGTCACGCGCGTGCTGCAGTCGGCGGTCGGCGAGCGCATCGCGCTGGTCACCAAGCTCGACCCCGCCGCGGGCTGCGTCCCCGTCAACCACGGCCAGCTCGGCCAGGTGATCATGAACCTCATCGTCAACGCGCGTGACGCCATGCCCGAGGGCGGCACGCTGACCGTCGAAACCGAGGCCGCGGGGCCCGAGGTCCTGCTGCGCGTCGCCGACACCGGGATCGGCATGGACACGGCGACGCGGGCCCGGCTGTTCGAGCCCTACTTCACGACCAAGGAGCCGGGCAAGGGCATGGGGCTCGGCCTCTCGACGGTCAACGACGTCGTCACCCAGCACCGCGGGCGCATCGAGGTGACGAGCGACGCCGGCCGCGGCTCGACGTTCCTCGTCTACCTGCCGCGGGTGGACGAGACCGCGATGAACGGCGGGGCCGCCGCCGCGGCGGACGCGAGGGTCGCGACGGTGCTGGTCGTCGAGGTCGAGACCGAGGTCCGCACGATGGTCCGCGAGATCCTCGAGACGCAGAAGTTCGCGATCCTCGAGGCGCGCGACCACGAGGAGGCGCTCGCGCTCAGCGGCCGGCACGACGGGCCCATCGACCTCCTCATCGCCGACGTCGTCCTGCCCGTCACCGCGACGGACGAGTTCATCAGGCGCCTCGGCGCGTTCCGCCCCGGCACCCCGGTGCTCTACCTCTCCGGCTACCTCGACGACGTCGAGGGCGCGGCGGCGCTCCGCCAGAAAGGCCGCGTCCTCCAGAAGCCGTTCAGCGTCGCCGCGCTCTCGCAGGCGGTCCGGGAGGTGCTGGAGGGCGTGAAGCGAGGTCGTTGA
- a CDS encoding branched-chain amino acid ABC transporter permease, with protein sequence MTAAPDARPAPRAVGYWIAFTVVLGLLALAPFVLPPFWQRFATEILIWGLLAMSSDILIGYTGMVSFGHSAFFGLGMYGAAAALLTVKPPSLWLAVLYGLAGAGAAAVFVAYFATRLRDIYFAISTLVFSQIFYVIIFTWTEVTGGENGLTFSQPGLSLPGLAASRFTPATLHWFVLAVVALAYLLVRRITQSPFGMVLQSIRENEPRTRAIGYHVERYKIVAVMLSGLVAGLAGALYAIQNKFAAPDFVFFVVSGEVVIFNVMGGMGTLVGPFAGAAFFLLLREGLSRFLTEYYLIPLGIIFIVMVIFVPQGLLGFLRRRLNP encoded by the coding sequence ATGACCGCCGCGCCCGACGCCCGGCCCGCCCCGCGCGCCGTCGGCTACTGGATCGCGTTCACGGTCGTGCTGGGCCTCCTGGCTCTCGCGCCGTTCGTGCTGCCCCCGTTCTGGCAGAGGTTCGCGACGGAGATCCTCATCTGGGGACTCCTGGCGATGTCCTCCGACATCCTCATCGGCTACACGGGCATGGTCTCGTTCGGGCACTCGGCGTTCTTCGGCCTCGGCATGTACGGCGCCGCGGCTGCGCTCCTCACGGTGAAGCCGCCCAGCCTCTGGCTCGCCGTGCTCTACGGGCTGGCGGGGGCCGGCGCCGCGGCCGTCTTCGTCGCCTACTTCGCGACGCGCCTCCGCGACATCTACTTCGCGATCTCCACCCTCGTCTTCTCACAGATCTTCTACGTCATCATCTTCACCTGGACGGAGGTCACGGGCGGCGAGAACGGCCTCACCTTCAGCCAGCCGGGCCTCTCGCTCCCGGGCCTCGCCGCCAGCCGCTTCACGCCGGCGACCCTCCACTGGTTCGTGCTGGCGGTGGTGGCGCTCGCCTATCTGCTGGTCCGGCGCATCACTCAGTCCCCGTTCGGCATGGTCCTGCAGTCGATCCGCGAGAACGAGCCGCGCACCCGGGCCATCGGCTATCACGTCGAGCGCTACAAGATCGTGGCCGTGATGCTCTCAGGGCTCGTCGCCGGGCTCGCCGGCGCGCTGTACGCGATCCAGAACAAGTTCGCGGCGCCGGACTTCGTGTTCTTCGTCGTCTCCGGCGAGGTCGTGATCTTCAACGTGATGGGCGGCATGGGAACGCTCGTCGGACCGTTCGCGGGCGCCGCGTTCTTCCTGCTGCTGCGCGAGGGCCTCTCGCGCTTCCTCACCGAGTACTACCTGATCCCGCTCGGCATCATCTTCATCGTGATGGTGATCTTCGTCCCGCAGGGCCTGCTCGGTTTCCTCCGCCGCCGGCTGAACCCGTAG